DNA from Sulfuricurvum sp.:
ATTTATTTGCCGAAGCGGGCCGTGATTTCGGTATCGATCCGAGTTTGCTAAAGCGGATTGCTACGATAGAGAGCTCTCTGGATCCTAATGCAATTAATCACAACAAAAATGGGACATCCGATATTGGTTTAATGCAAATCAACACTATTCATTTACGACGTCTCTCAAAAGTCGGCGTTACGCGTGATTCTTTACTGGACCCGCAAGTCAACATCTATGTTGGGGCACTTTTGCTCAGCTCTCATATACGCAAAAGAGGGTATAATCTAGATGCCATAGGATGCTATCATTCGGCAAATCCAGTATATAAAAATC
Protein-coding regions in this window:
- a CDS encoding lytic transglycosylase domain-containing protein, translated to MKILIILLYGMLLWATSYDHLFAEAGRDFGIDPSLLKRIATIESSLDPNAINHNKNGTSDIGLMQINTIHLRRLSKVGVTRDSLLDPQVNIYVGALLLSSHIRKRGYNLDAIGCYHSANPVYKN